The following are from one region of the Populus trichocarpa isolate Nisqually-1 chromosome 8, P.trichocarpa_v4.1, whole genome shotgun sequence genome:
- the LOC7473229 gene encoding transcription factor BPE isoform X2 yields the protein MIRMDPPAMMNEGGPYTLEEIWQFPINGSGRGQFELLNLERRAAASARKRREVDLDVDDSSSSKPTTLSPTNANTNTNGLLNDCGGKRLKAWGSRDDNHHHHHQQQQQQQHDSRSEAEPSSGKLVEHKPQPPEPPKQDYIHVRARRGQATDSHSLAERARREKISERMKILQDIVPGCNKVTGKALVLDEIINYIQSLQRQVEFLSMKLEAVNLNMNPGTEVFPSKDVSKPLRIGNGQGIPQEAL from the exons ATGATCAGGATGGATCCGCCTGCAATGATGAACGAAGGGGGCCCCTACACTTTAGAGGAGATCTGGCAATTTCCCATCAATGGTAGCGGAAGAGGGCAGTTTGAATTACTTAATTTGGAGCGGAGAGCAGCAGCTTCTGCCAGGAAACGCCGCGAGGTTGATTTGGATGTTgatgattcttcttcttcaaagcCTACAACTCTCTCTCCTACCAATGCCAATACCAACACCAACGGACTTCTG AATGATTGTGGTGGTAAGCGGCTTAAAGCATGGGGGAGTAGAGATgacaatcatcatcatcatcatcaacaacaacaacaacaacagcatgATTCTAGAAGTGAAGCAGAACCCAGTTCAGGCAAGCTTGTGGAACACAAACCTCAACCACCAGAACCGCCCAAACAAGATTATATCCACGTACGAGCAAGAAGGGGTCAAGCTACTGATAGCCACAGTCTAGCTGAAAGA GCTAGGAGAGAAAAGATAAGCGAAAGGATGAAAATTCTTCAGGATATCGTCCCAGGTTGTAACAAG GTTACCGGCAAGGCCCTGGTCCTTGACGAGATTATCAATTACATCCAATCATTACAACGTCAGGTTGAG TTTCTATCAATGAAGCTTGAAGCAGTTAATTTGAATATGAACCCTGGAACTGAAGTCTTTCCTTCTAAAGAT GTATCTAAACCACTCAGAATTGGCAATGGTCAAGGGATACCTCAAGAAGCGCTTTAA
- the LOC7473229 gene encoding transcription factor BPE isoform X3: MIRMDPPAMMNEGGPYTLEEIWQFPINGSGRGQFELLNLERRAAASARKRREVDLDVDDSSSSKPTTLSPTNANTNTNGLLNDCGGKRLKAWGSRDDNHHHHHQQQQQQQHDSRSEAEPSSGKLVEHKPQPPEPPKQDYIHVRARRGQATDSHSLAERARREKISERMKILQDIVPGCNKVTGKALVLDEIINYIQSLQRQVEFLSMKLEAVNLNMNPGTEVFPSKDFSISVWPTYF; this comes from the exons ATGATCAGGATGGATCCGCCTGCAATGATGAACGAAGGGGGCCCCTACACTTTAGAGGAGATCTGGCAATTTCCCATCAATGGTAGCGGAAGAGGGCAGTTTGAATTACTTAATTTGGAGCGGAGAGCAGCAGCTTCTGCCAGGAAACGCCGCGAGGTTGATTTGGATGTTgatgattcttcttcttcaaagcCTACAACTCTCTCTCCTACCAATGCCAATACCAACACCAACGGACTTCTG AATGATTGTGGTGGTAAGCGGCTTAAAGCATGGGGGAGTAGAGATgacaatcatcatcatcatcatcaacaacaacaacaacaacagcatgATTCTAGAAGTGAAGCAGAACCCAGTTCAGGCAAGCTTGTGGAACACAAACCTCAACCACCAGAACCGCCCAAACAAGATTATATCCACGTACGAGCAAGAAGGGGTCAAGCTACTGATAGCCACAGTCTAGCTGAAAGA GCTAGGAGAGAAAAGATAAGCGAAAGGATGAAAATTCTTCAGGATATCGTCCCAGGTTGTAACAAG GTTACCGGCAAGGCCCTGGTCCTTGACGAGATTATCAATTACATCCAATCATTACAACGTCAGGTTGAG TTTCTATCAATGAAGCTTGAAGCAGTTAATTTGAATATGAACCCTGGAACTGAAGTCTTTCCTTCTAAAGAT TTTTCCATTTCAGTTTGGCCAACATACTTTTGA
- the LOC7473230 gene encoding protein SHORT HYPOCOTYL IN WHITE LIGHT 1 — translation MAITKTLSLGFSLIFRPTTKHLLHLTVLSHAPKLSLSHQSFYFRCLAPPYKTPKNPFIICHGKLDSDVPEEINEVFFDDNYDMMVDEEEISDEDETESSIDLLIRFLQSMFKKLSKRAKKASRSMLPAVISPQLVSFAVDGILLLAALSIVKALLEVVCTLGSTVFVVILLLRVVWTAVSYFQSSENTSSKGGSSFGTTQPVA, via the exons ATGGCAATAACAAAAACCTTATCACTAGGTTTTAGTCTTATTTTCAGACCAACTACCAAGCATCTCCTCCATCTCACAGTGCTCTCACACGCTCCAAAGCTCTCACTCTCTCACCAATCCTTCTACTTCCGCTGCCTCGCCCCTCCTTACAAGACCCCCAAAAATCCATTCATCATTTGTCATGGCAAG TTGGATAGTGACGTGCCTGAGGAGATTAATGAAGTCttctttgatgataattatgaCATGATGGTCGACGAAGAGGAGATCAGTGATGAGGATGAGACAGAGAGTAGCATTGATTTACTAATCAGGTTCTTGCAAAGCATGTTCAAGAAGTTATCTAAGAGAGCCAAGAAAGCTTCTCGCTCTATGTTACCTGCTGTTATATCACCCCAGTTG GTGTCTTTTGCTGTTGATGGGATTCTGCTGTTGGCTGCACTTTCTATTGTTAAAGCGCTTCTTGAG GTGGTTTGCACTCTTGGAAGCACCGTGTTTGTGGTGATCCTGCTCCTGCGTGTTGTCTGGACAGCCGTTTCGTACTTCCAGTCAAGCGAGAACACTTCTAGCAAGGGTGGAAGTTCCTTCGGTACAACACAGCCAGTGGCATAA
- the LOC7473229 gene encoding transcription factor BHLH094 isoform X1 produces MIRMDPPAMMNEGGPYTLEEIWQFPINGSGRGQFELLNLERRAAASARKRREVDLDVDDSSSSKPTTLSPTNANTNTNGLLNDCGGKRLKAWGSRDDNHHHHHQQQQQQQHDSRSEAEPSSGKLVEHKPQPPEPPKQDYIHVRARRGQATDSHSLAERARREKISERMKILQDIVPGCNKVTGKALVLDEIINYIQSLQRQVEFLSMKLEAVNLNMNPGTEVFPSKDFGQHTFDTAGMAFGSQATREYNHCTSPEWLHMQVGGGFQRTS; encoded by the exons ATGATCAGGATGGATCCGCCTGCAATGATGAACGAAGGGGGCCCCTACACTTTAGAGGAGATCTGGCAATTTCCCATCAATGGTAGCGGAAGAGGGCAGTTTGAATTACTTAATTTGGAGCGGAGAGCAGCAGCTTCTGCCAGGAAACGCCGCGAGGTTGATTTGGATGTTgatgattcttcttcttcaaagcCTACAACTCTCTCTCCTACCAATGCCAATACCAACACCAACGGACTTCTG AATGATTGTGGTGGTAAGCGGCTTAAAGCATGGGGGAGTAGAGATgacaatcatcatcatcatcatcaacaacaacaacaacaacagcatgATTCTAGAAGTGAAGCAGAACCCAGTTCAGGCAAGCTTGTGGAACACAAACCTCAACCACCAGAACCGCCCAAACAAGATTATATCCACGTACGAGCAAGAAGGGGTCAAGCTACTGATAGCCACAGTCTAGCTGAAAGA GCTAGGAGAGAAAAGATAAGCGAAAGGATGAAAATTCTTCAGGATATCGTCCCAGGTTGTAACAAG GTTACCGGCAAGGCCCTGGTCCTTGACGAGATTATCAATTACATCCAATCATTACAACGTCAGGTTGAG TTTCTATCAATGAAGCTTGAAGCAGTTAATTTGAATATGAACCCTGGAACTGAAGTCTTTCCTTCTAAAGAT TTTGGCCAACATACTTTTGATACTGCTGGCATGGCATTTGGTTCACAAGCCACGAGGGAATACAATCACTGTACATCACCGGAATGGTTGCATATGCAGGTTGGTGGTGGTTTTCAAAGAACGTCATAA